Proteins from a genomic interval of Pseudophryne corroboree isolate aPseCor3 chromosome 4, aPseCor3.hap2, whole genome shotgun sequence:
- the LOC134911439 gene encoding transmembrane epididymal protein 1A-like, with translation MGTFIGHISPGLAFLSFGLLYAVRYSWMVLNGCHVQYAPRIKTKQRFWKMLPIEAIMKLVYGFMAVLGEFFFPPGVQKLRFFRSDDPDYHFQHPSEWQHATMYGYFCLSGVLDIVSQNCLQKRCPLLEHLGLTAGFLITTLLLKFHNHGKEAIEVQVHHLLLLTCAATCVIMIFEIWQPDHCRLWFAKAWLVTVQGTWLLHAAFILYLPPTGHSWVSTEPADLMFLTTFYCWHLAFDAGLMGLLFWITLVVHRYQGGKLSRNGYQIAGDKAEMAKLTGEDGDEEL, from the coding sequence ATGGGGACTTTTATTGGTCACATATCTCCTGGGCTTGCATTCTTATCCTTTGGTCTTTTGTATGCTGTTCGCTATTCGTGGATggtgctgaatggttgccatgttCAATATGCTCCCCGCATCAAGACAAAGCAAAGGTTctggaagatgttgcccatagaggCAATAATGAAACTGGTTTATGGCTTCATGGCTGTTTTAGGGGAGTTCTTCTTTCCTCCAGGAGTCCAAAAACTACGTTTCTTCCGATCAGATGATCCTGACTACCACTTTCAGCACCCCAGTGAGTGGCAGCATGCCACCATGTATGggtacttctgtctaagtggggtaCTGGATATTGTAAGTCAGAATTGTCTGCAGAAACGCTGTCCATTGCTGGAACATTTAGGATTAACTGCTGGTTTTCTAATTACCACCCTACTCCTCAAGTTCCATAACCATGGGAAAGAAGCAATAGAGGTTCAAGtccaccatctgcttctgctcactTGTGCGGCAACATGTGTCATAATGATATTTGAGATCTGGCAGCCAGACCATTGTCGTCTCTGGTTTGCCAAAGCATGGCTAGTGACGGTGCAAGGGACATGGTTGCTACACGCTGCCTTTATTTTGTATCTTCCGCCAACAGGTCATTCTTGGGTTTCAACGGAGCCTGCTGACCTCATGTTTCTGACCACTTTCTACTGTTGGCACCTGGCATTTGATGCAGGTTTAATGGGTCTGTTGTTTTGGATAACACTTGTTGTGCACAGGTACCAGGGTGGTAAATTGTCAAGAAATGGTTACCAGATCGCTGGCGATAAAGCAGAAATGGCAAAACTCACTGGAGAAGATGGAGATGAGGAGCTGTAA